Proteins encoded within one genomic window of Candidatus Nezhaarchaeota archaeon:
- a CDS encoding Rpp14/Pop5 family protein, protein MVKEVRWRYIVFHLHSPLSPKVEELDSVLRKHIKSFLGSYGLSKNPFKLIMYDEKSKLGILRCPHKSLEVIRLALALLHSIGGMPSAIHVAKVSGTLKKARSITLELAEKLKSYWEELEAGMKKPSQATET, encoded by the coding sequence ATGGTAAAGGAGGTTAGGTGGCGCTATATAGTCTTTCACCTTCACTCTCCGTTAAGCCCAAAGGTCGAAGAGCTGGATAGTGTTTTAAGGAAACACATAAAATCCTTCTTAGGATCTTATGGTCTCTCGAAGAATCCATTTAAACTAATCATGTATGATGAGAAGAGCAAACTGGGCATACTAAGGTGTCCCCATAAGTCCTTAGAAGTAATTAGGTTGGCATTAGCCCTCCTACATTCAATAGGAGGCATGCCATCAGCTATACACGTGGCTAAGGTCAGCGGAACCCTCAAGAAGGCAAGGTCCATAACCCTTGAGCTCGCTGAAAAACTTAAATCCTACTGGGAGGAATTGGAAGCGGGGATGAAGAAGCCGTCCCAGGCTACTGAGACATGA
- a CDS encoding RNase P subunit p30 family protein, producing MPKRRYADLHVKVIDDGSHPELLIRMARHLGFSLIALSSDDPSKLKDLEVAKEIGRNFGVDVALRLDLKASSPNELKTYLRKYRRRVEIIGVYCDNVAVARTAARDRRVDITFYDPGDVLSILDEGQISLLAESGHYVEVNFTDLLHIGFDKQAKVLWDYSLMLKKIVKKGIPVIISSGASNIIDMRAPRELSALAFLLLNEDREGLARDMVSTIPMRLVQMNREKLSPSFVQPGVKVVNEW from the coding sequence ATGCCCAAGAGACGATATGCGGATCTTCACGTTAAAGTCATCGATGATGGCAGTCATCCCGAGCTACTCATTAGGATGGCGAGGCATTTAGGTTTCTCACTCATAGCTCTCTCGTCTGATGACCCCAGTAAACTAAAGGACCTTGAGGTAGCTAAAGAAATTGGGAGGAATTTTGGCGTTGATGTGGCGTTAAGGCTGGACTTAAAGGCATCAAGCCCCAATGAGTTAAAGACCTACTTAAGGAAGTATAGACGAAGAGTTGAGATAATAGGAGTCTATTGCGACAACGTGGCGGTTGCAAGAACAGCTGCACGTGATCGTAGAGTCGACATTACCTTCTACGACCCGGGGGACGTGCTCTCAATACTCGATGAAGGACAGATAAGCCTACTAGCGGAGAGCGGTCATTACGTTGAGGTTAACTTCACGGACTTGCTGCACATAGGTTTCGACAAACAAGCAAAGGTATTGTGGGACTACAGCTTAATGCTCAAGAAGATCGTGAAGAAGGGTATACCGGTCATAATATCATCAGGGGCATCAAACATTATAGACATGAGAGCGCCTAGAGAGCTTTCAGCCTTAGCTTTCCTCCTCCTAAACGAAGATAGAGAAGGGTTAGCGAGGGATATGGTATCAACAATACCTATGAGGCTCGTGCAAATGAATAGGGAGAAACTTAGTCCAAGCTTCGTGCAGCCAGGTGTCAAGGTGGTGAACGAATGGTAA
- a CDS encoding RNA-binding domain-containing protein, protein MSHQVRLTSVDYVVFVHATEDFSKVVKAVENLMPPKLRERKTIEVEDVSGHYDNPIRIAKVSFRNPEDAIQVLTWIWRGLSDIDKAYMMRNLDLHLDERLRLYMRLDKQDAYLGSIKLSFGDDVIKVVFSFKGSKEAIKDLLLKIQ, encoded by the coding sequence ATGAGCCATCAAGTCAGGCTGACTTCAGTTGACTATGTCGTCTTCGTTCATGCAACTGAAGACTTTAGTAAAGTAGTCAAGGCTGTAGAGAACCTCATGCCTCCCAAGCTTAGGGAGCGAAAGACAATCGAAGTGGAGGACGTCTCTGGGCATTATGATAATCCAATACGCATAGCTAAGGTATCTTTCCGAAACCCAGAAGATGCTATCCAGGTCCTTACATGGATCTGGAGGGGCCTCTCAGATATTGATAAAGCGTACATGATGAGAAACTTAGATCTACATTTAGATGAAAGGTTAAGGCTTTATATGAGGTTGGATAAGCAAGATGCCTATTTAGGTTCAATTAAGCTTTCATTTGGTGACGACGTAATTAAAGTGGTCTTCAGCTTCAAAGGCTCTAAAGAAGCAATAAAAGACCTTTTACTTAAAATACAATGA
- a CDS encoding helix-turn-helix domain-containing protein yields the protein MSSTIVEMLKKSGLTQHEAEIYVFLAENPQSRERDLCDALKIPQNEVREALSSLMAKGLVRVLNHDKYEVIPPSEAVEILLEIKTRSMEAEIAELKRRLYSIKETLEDTYWEKRYGIRDELLIEPLDDLRSMEVKTAEIISKAQRSISIFTESFGWYHKVRELLLAALSRGVVVRVLMKIMNEQSRRTAKDLMENGAEVRCAVEEWYPVRGTLVDESKLVFLIWVTKRKASYYKPHYTENAGLIKVFSDAFNRRWERAQPLIRTD from the coding sequence GTGTCATCTACAATAGTGGAGATGCTTAAGAAGTCTGGTCTTACACAGCATGAAGCTGAAATCTACGTTTTCCTTGCTGAAAATCCTCAGAGTAGAGAGCGCGATCTATGCGATGCGCTGAAAATTCCTCAAAACGAAGTAAGAGAAGCTCTCTCCTCCCTCATGGCTAAGGGGCTTGTAAGGGTATTGAATCACGATAAGTATGAGGTCATACCTCCATCAGAGGCTGTGGAGATACTACTTGAAATTAAGACTAGGTCTATGGAGGCTGAGATAGCTGAGTTGAAGAGGCGCTTGTATTCCATAAAAGAGACCTTGGAGGACACTTATTGGGAGAAGAGGTATGGTATTAGGGACGAGTTGTTGATAGAGCCCTTAGACGATTTAAGATCTATGGAGGTTAAGACGGCTGAAATAATATCAAAAGCACAGAGAAGCATATCTATATTCACGGAATCGTTTGGATGGTATCATAAAGTAAGGGAGCTTCTCTTAGCTGCTCTCAGCCGTGGCGTCGTGGTGAGGGTATTGATGAAGATAATGAACGAGCAATCGAGGAGGACCGCCAAGGATCTTATGGAGAATGGAGCTGAAGTTAGGTGTGCAGTTGAAGAGTGGTACCCGGTCAGAGGTACATTAGTTGACGAAAGCAAACTTGTCTTCTTGATCTGGGTAACTAAGAGAAAGGCCTCCTACTACAAGCCTCACTATACCGAGAATGCTGGATTAATAAAAGTGTTTAGCGATGCCTTTAATCGAAGGTGGGAGAGAGCACAACCATTAATACGTACGGACTGA
- a CDS encoding hydroxyacid dehydrogenase, with amino-acid sequence MTFKILITDDVHESCAVFLKSKGCHVDVKPSLSRDELIKAVKEYDAIIVRGRTKLTRDIIMEAHNLKVIGRAGVGLDNIDLKAALEKNIKVVSSPQATTVAVAEATMALILSLARMIPEAVTSLKGGSWLKSKFMGFELRGKTLGIIGFGRIGKAVAKRALAFEMKVLAYDIRDVKKEAESMGVHVVSTLEELLMESDIITLHVPLNESTRYMIGERELSLMKRGAIIINTSRGAIIDTKALLKALKEGRLAGAALDVFENEPPKTEEEWELIRLPNVIATPHIASQTWESQMAAALMIAEEVYRALCEISSTVR; translated from the coding sequence ATGACATTTAAAATACTGATCACAGATGACGTCCACGAATCATGCGCAGTCTTCCTTAAGTCTAAGGGATGTCATGTTGATGTTAAGCCCTCACTAAGTAGAGACGAATTAATTAAAGCCGTCAAGGAGTACGACGCCATCATAGTTAGAGGAAGGACGAAGCTTACCAGAGACATAATAATGGAGGCTCACAACCTCAAAGTCATAGGAAGAGCTGGTGTTGGGCTCGATAACATAGACCTTAAAGCTGCTTTAGAGAAAAACATAAAGGTTGTCTCATCACCTCAAGCTACAACGGTTGCTGTTGCCGAGGCAACCATGGCCTTAATTCTCTCGCTTGCTAGAATGATACCTGAAGCTGTTACGTCCTTGAAAGGAGGATCGTGGTTAAAGAGCAAGTTTATGGGGTTTGAATTGAGGGGTAAGACCTTAGGAATCATAGGCTTCGGCCGAATAGGTAAGGCTGTCGCTAAAAGGGCTTTGGCGTTTGAGATGAAGGTGTTGGCTTACGATATAAGAGATGTGAAGAAAGAAGCAGAGAGCATGGGCGTCCACGTAGTTTCAACCCTCGAAGAGCTTTTGATGGAAAGCGACATAATAACATTACACGTCCCCCTTAACGAAAGCACACGGTACATGATAGGTGAAAGAGAGCTATCCCTTATGAAGAGAGGTGCGATAATAATTAACACCTCTCGAGGCGCAATAATAGACACAAAGGCCCTCTTAAAGGCTTTGAAAGAAGGTAGGTTGGCGGGGGCAGCACTGGACGTATTCGAGAATGAACCCCCCAAAACCGAAGAGGAGTGGGAACTCATAAGGTTGCCAAATGTCATAGCAACACCACACATAGCCTCGCAAACGTGGGAGTCCCAGATGGCAGCTGCCCTTATGATAGCTGAAGAAGTTTACAGAGCTCTATGTGAGATATCGTCTACGGTGCGTTAA
- a CDS encoding redox-regulated ATPase YchF, which produces MPEVALVGKTNVGKSTLFSALTMLPVKIEPRPFTTIKPNVGIAYLKVKCVCKELGVKDNPRNSICKDGVRYIPVKIIDLAGLIPGAHEGKGLGNKFLDEMRTVDGIIHVVDASGSTDAEGRPCPPGSHDPLFDVEMIEREVDLWIFGMLRQDWAKIVRSIEHGKLSIEDAIASRLSGLKISTKHVRRVLERLDLRSKKPGTWSEEDLLMFVRHLFREAKPFVIAANKCDLPESVENVKRLKKVYGDDIVIPCSAEAELALRRAAEKGLIEYTTGDSTFKIVYRDRLTREQLKALELIKQRVLEVWGSTGVQEVLNTIYFKRLNMIPVYPVADPDNLTDSEGNVLPDVYLVPRGTTARELAYMIHTELGESFIYAIDARRKVRLGEDSILNGNDVISIVAAKKMKRK; this is translated from the coding sequence ATGCCAGAGGTCGCATTAGTCGGAAAGACTAATGTTGGTAAGAGCACGCTCTTCAGTGCATTGACCATGTTACCCGTAAAGATAGAGCCAAGACCCTTTACCACGATAAAACCCAATGTAGGGATAGCGTACCTCAAGGTTAAGTGCGTATGTAAAGAGCTCGGTGTTAAGGATAATCCCCGGAACTCCATATGTAAGGATGGTGTTAGGTACATACCGGTAAAGATAATAGATCTTGCAGGGCTTATACCAGGAGCTCATGAGGGCAAGGGGTTAGGAAATAAGTTCTTAGATGAAATGAGGACAGTTGATGGGATAATTCATGTTGTTGATGCTTCAGGATCCACAGATGCTGAAGGTAGGCCCTGTCCACCTGGTTCTCACGACCCCCTCTTCGATGTCGAGATGATAGAGAGAGAGGTTGATCTTTGGATTTTTGGGATGCTGAGGCAAGACTGGGCTAAGATAGTTAGATCCATAGAACACGGCAAGCTAAGCATTGAAGATGCTATAGCTTCAAGACTTAGCGGACTAAAAATCTCCACTAAGCATGTTAGAAGGGTCCTTGAGAGGTTGGATCTGAGAAGCAAGAAACCTGGGACTTGGAGTGAGGAAGACCTCTTGATGTTCGTTAGGCACCTGTTCAGAGAAGCTAAGCCATTCGTCATCGCAGCTAACAAGTGCGATCTGCCTGAAAGCGTGGAGAACGTGAAGAGACTTAAAAAGGTTTATGGCGACGACATTGTAATTCCATGTAGTGCAGAGGCTGAGTTAGCTCTTCGGAGAGCTGCTGAGAAGGGCCTAATTGAGTACACGACTGGAGATAGCACATTTAAGATAGTATATCGTGATAGGCTAACTCGAGAACAACTCAAAGCTCTTGAACTGATCAAGCAAAGGGTCTTGGAAGTTTGGGGTTCCACAGGAGTTCAGGAAGTTCTAAACACCATCTACTTTAAGAGGTTGAACATGATCCCGGTGTACCCAGTTGCCGACCCTGATAATTTGACTGATAGCGAGGGCAATGTGCTGCCTGACGTCTATCTAGTCCCACGCGGTACTACAGCTCGAGAACTAGCGTACATGATTCACACGGAACTAGGTGAGAGCTTCATTTATGCCATTGACGCAAGGAGGAAGGTGAGACTTGGTGAGGATAGTATTTTAAACGGGAACGATGTAATATCTATCGTAGCCGCTAAAAAGATGAAGAGGAAGTAA
- a CDS encoding DUF2095 family protein: MIEMDIEELRRKYPHLAKELEEKVMCIEVRGSRSSDEDFQVGMPDAVDYIRRCRSVQEAEEVISFLERTNQISKHRAEELREQLYSQGLESFGPRKEFGYYMKRYYMRTEGP, translated from the coding sequence ATGATAGAGATGGATATTGAGGAGCTCAGGAGAAAGTACCCTCACTTAGCCAAGGAGTTAGAAGAAAAAGTTATGTGTATTGAAGTTAGGGGCTCTCGATCTAGTGATGAAGACTTTCAAGTAGGCATGCCAGATGCTGTAGACTACATAAGACGTTGTAGAAGTGTTCAAGAAGCTGAAGAGGTTATAAGCTTCTTAGAAAGGACCAATCAAATATCAAAGCATAGGGCTGAAGAATTAAGAGAGCAGCTTTACTCTCAAGGGTTAGAAAGTTTTGGACCTCGCAAAGAGTTTGGCTATTACATGAAAAGGTATTACATGAGAACGGAGGGCCCTTAA